One genomic window of Halovivax cerinus includes the following:
- a CDS encoding winged helix-turn-helix domain-containing protein yields MTDDDPGVDTWTKHATAFDRVRAIAQALDRPRTAGYIADDAAVSPTTANDHLTRLVEMNVVRTVESDGATAYAPDPLYVRFQTLRELLETHDHDELLDRKAELQDQLGAYEREYDVVSPTALRERAATTDSADETVALKEAASDWELTQYHVSVVDDAIEHYAEFDQLTDRAHA; encoded by the coding sequence ATGACCGACGACGATCCCGGCGTCGACACGTGGACGAAACACGCGACAGCGTTCGATCGCGTCCGCGCGATCGCTCAGGCACTCGATCGGCCGCGTACCGCGGGGTACATCGCCGACGATGCAGCCGTCTCACCCACCACCGCGAACGACCACCTCACCCGACTCGTCGAGATGAACGTCGTGCGAACCGTCGAATCCGACGGTGCGACGGCGTACGCACCCGATCCGCTCTACGTCCGGTTTCAGACGCTTCGCGAGTTGCTGGAAACGCACGACCACGACGAGCTCCTCGATCGGAAAGCCGAATTGCAAGACCAGCTCGGCGCGTACGAACGCGAGTACGACGTCGTTTCTCCGACAGCGCTGCGCGAACGCGCCGCGACGACCGACTCGGCCGACGAAACGGTCGCCCTCAAGGAAGCCGCCAGCGACTGGGAACTCACGCAGTACCACGTCTCCGTGGTCGACGACGCGATCGAACACTACGCGGAGTTCGACCAGCTGACCGACCGCGCTCACGCCTAG
- a CDS encoding DUF5615 family PIN-like protein, translating into MLTRSRKHVPSVFVTALRSNGYVVVTANSVFGEGTDDRRLLEYCGEAGHVFVTHDKTDVGGAVGDSVDHAGIVIYTDPVFPRADPNGAVRSIERILEH; encoded by the coding sequence GTGCTGACGCGTAGTCGGAAACACGTTCCGAGCGTTTTCGTCACGGCTCTCCGATCGAACGGGTACGTCGTCGTGACGGCCAATTCGGTGTTCGGAGAAGGGACCGACGATCGTCGGCTGCTCGAGTACTGTGGCGAGGCAGGTCACGTGTTCGTCACGCACGACAAGACGGACGTCGGCGGCGCGGTCGGCGATAGCGTCGACCACGCGGGGATCGTCATCTACACCGATCCGGTGTTTCCGCGCGCGGATCCGAACGGGGCGGTTCGGTCCATCGAACGGATCCTCGAACACTAG
- a CDS encoding PIN domain-containing protein has protein sequence MYVDTDVVLSVLKDDDWLSSAVDVDAIADPKTSVATCIEVQYAMEGEWGLDRLTTIHDRLDANEITIVPLRIEHLDAGMVLQRAYDRLNQFDAIHLGAAMVLEEPIVSTDTLYPDIVEVDHIDPRELA, from the coding sequence GTGTACGTTGATACCGACGTCGTGTTATCGGTGCTAAAAGACGACGATTGGCTGTCTTCTGCCGTCGACGTAGACGCGATCGCCGACCCGAAGACGTCCGTCGCAACCTGTATCGAAGTCCAGTACGCTATGGAAGGCGAGTGGGGACTCGACAGGCTGACGACGATCCACGACCGGCTCGATGCGAACGAAATCACGATCGTTCCGTTGCGAATCGAGCATCTCGATGCTGGAATGGTGTTACAGCGCGCGTACGATCGACTGAACCAGTTCGATGCGATCCACCTCGGCGCGGCGATGGTGCTCGAGGAACCGATCGTCTCGACCGATACCCTCTACCCCGATATCGTGGAAGTCGATCACATCGA
- a CDS encoding ribbon-helix-helix domain-containing protein, with protein sequence MSADRKSIPVSIPDGLVEELDKLVAEGKFGSRSDALRYGARLVARESRLKRLHEETAHRAKQDVEDRLERKRVR encoded by the coding sequence ATGAGCGCGGACAGAAAATCGATCCCGGTCTCGATCCCCGACGGCCTGGTCGAGGAACTCGATAAACTCGTCGCGGAGGGAAAGTTCGGTTCGCGGTCCGACGCACTCCGATACGGAGCCCGCCTCGTGGCTCGCGAATCCCGGTTGAAACGCCTCCACGAGGAGACGGCTCACCGGGCGAAACAGGACGTCGAGGACCGACTGGAGCGAAAACGTGTACGTTGA
- a CDS encoding type II toxin-antitoxin system VapC family toxin — MRLFLDTNCFIAAVTDEPETGAVATQLLDADHEFPAATMNLMELRSVLTKKQRLKQSRAQEIQHEITADVRVVIPDASDMMAANRLQTDTLRYPIDCLVLACAHNHDAELVSFDAELRDGGALDPTAVAQD; from the coding sequence ATGAGACTCTTTCTCGATACGAATTGCTTCATCGCGGCGGTGACCGACGAGCCCGAAACGGGCGCCGTCGCCACGCAGCTGCTCGACGCGGATCACGAGTTCCCAGCGGCGACGATGAATCTCATGGAACTACGCTCCGTTCTGACGAAGAAACAGCGCCTCAAACAGTCGCGAGCGCAGGAAATCCAGCACGAAATTACGGCCGACGTTCGTGTCGTCATTCCCGACGCGTCCGACATGATGGCCGCGAATCGACTGCAAACGGATACGCTCCGCTACCCGATCGATTGCCTCGTTCTGGCCTGTGCGCACAATCACGACGCCGAGCTCGTTTCCTTCGACGCCGAGTTACGGGATGGCGGTGCCCTCGATCCGACGGCCGTCGCCCAGGACTAG